A part of Camelus bactrianus isolate YW-2024 breed Bactrian camel chromosome 7, ASM4877302v1, whole genome shotgun sequence genomic DNA contains:
- the LOC105071256 gene encoding olfactory receptor 2A1/2A42-like, with protein MEGNQTMVTEFTLLGFYLGPRIQMLLFGLFSLFFAFTLLGNGAILGLISLDSRLHTPMYFFLSHLAIVDVAYACNTVPRMLLNLLSPATPISFAGCMTQTFLFLSFAHTECLLLVVMSYDRYVAICHPLRYSAIMSWRVCVTLLMTSWACGSLLALVHVSLILRLPFCGPHEINHFFCELLSVLKLACADTRLNQVVIFVASVFVLVGPLCLVLVSYTRILFSILRIQAAEGRRKAFSTCSSHLCVVGLFFGSAIVMYMAPKSQHPEEQQKVLSLFYSLFNPMLNTLIYSLRSAEVRGALRRVLFKESHLQTE; from the coding sequence ATGGAGGGAAATCAGACAATGGTTACAGAGTTCACCCTACTGGGATTCTATCTCGGCCCAAGGATTCAGATgcttctctttgggctcttctcCCTGTTCTTTGCCTTCACCCTTCTGGGGAACGGGGCCATCCTGGGGCTCATCTCCCTGGACTCCAGGCtgcacacccccatgtacttcttcctctcACACCTGGCCATCGTGGACGTAGCCTATGCCTGCAACACGGTGCCCCGGATGCTGCTAAACCTCCTGAGTCCAGCCACGCCCATCTCCTTTGCTGGCTGCATGACACAGAcctttctttttctgagttttgctCACACTGAATGTCTTCTCCTGGTGGTGATGTCCTATGATCGGTATGTGGCCATCTGCCACCCACTCCGATATTCTGCCATCATGAGCTGGAGGGTCTGCGTCACCCTTTTGATGACTTCCTGGGCCTGTGGCTCCCTCCTGGCCCTGGTCCATGTGAGCCTCATCCTGAGACTGCCCTTCTGTGGGCCTCATGAAATCAACCACTTCTTCTGTGAACTCCTGTCTGTCCTCAAGCTGGCCTGTGCTGACACCAGGCTCAACCAAGTTGTCATCTTTGTTGCTTCTGTGTTTGTGTTAGTCGGGCCCCTCTGCTTGGTGCTGGTCTCCTACACACGCATCCTGTTCTCCATCCTGAGGATCCAGGCAGCTGAGGGCCGCAGAaaggccttctccacctgctcctcccacctctgcGTGGTGGGGCTCTTCTTTGGCAGTGCCATCGTCATGTACATGGCCCCCAAATCTCAACACCCCGAGGAGCAGCAGAAGGTCCTTTCCCTGTTTTACAGTCTTTTCAACCCTATGCTGAACACACTGATCTACAGTCTGAGGAGTGCAGAGGTCAGGGGTGCCCTGAGGAGGGTGCTGTTCAAGGAAAGTCATCTCCAAACGGAGTGA